The DNA region GCGGTCAAAGGCGTCGACTTCATCCACACCGACGTTTGGGTGTCGATGGGCGAACCGGTGGAAGCCTGGGCCGAACGTATCCAGCAACTGCTGCCGTATCAGGTCAACGCCGAGCTGATGAAAGCCACCGGCAACCCGCGCACCAAGTTCATGCACTGCCTGCCGGCGTTCCACAACAGCGATACCAAAGTCGGCAAGCAAATCGCCGAGCAGTATCCGCACCTGAAAAACGGCATCGAAGTGACCGACGACGTGTTCGAGTCGCCAGCCTGCATCGCCTTCGAGCAAGCGGAAAACCGCATGCACACGATCAAGGCGATTCTGGTCTCGACCCTCGCTGATCTCTAACCACTGCTGATCCATGATCGTTCCCACGCTCCCGCGTGGGAATGCATCCCGTGACGCTCTGCGTCACAGCGGACGCGGAGCGTCCGTGGCGGCATTCCCACGCAGAGCGTGGGAACGATCAACACGAAAAGGACATGCACCATGCGTATCGTCGTAGCGCTGGGCGGTAACGCCCTGCTCCGCCGTGGTGAGCCGATGACCGCTGACAATCAGCGCGCCAACATCCGCATCGCCACCGAGCAAATCGCCAAGATTCACCCCGGCAACCAACTGGTCATCGCCCACGGCAATGGCCCGCAAGTCGGTCTGCTGTCGCTGCAAGCGGCGGCCTACACTTCCGTCACCCCTTACCCGCTGGACGTGCTCGGTGCGGAAACCGAAGGCATGATCGGCTACATCATCGAACAGGAACTGGGCAACCTGCTCGACTTCGAAGTGCCGTTCGCGACCCTGCTGACCCAGGTTGAGGTCGACGCCAACGACCCCGCCTTCAAGAACCCGACCAAGCCGATCGGCCCGGTCTACGACAAGGCCGAAGCGGAAAAACTCGCCGCCGACAAAGGCTGGGCGATTGCCCCGGATGGCGATAAGTACCGTCGTGTCGTGGCCAGTCCACGACCAAAACGCATCTTCGAAATCCGCCCGATCAAGTGGTTGCTGGACAAGGGCAGCATCGTGATTTGCGCTGGTGGCGGCGGGATTCCGACCATGTACGACGAGAACCGCAACCTCAAAGGCATCGAGGCGGTGATCGACAAAGATCTGTGCTCCTCGCTGCTCGCCGAGCAACTGGAAGCGGATCTGCTGGTGATCGCCACCGACGTCAACGCGGCGTTCATCGACTACGGCAAACCGACCCAGAAAGCCATCGCTGAAGCGCACCCGGATGAACTCGAACGCCTCGGTTTCGCCGCCGGTTCCATGGGACCGAAGGTGCAGGCAGCCTGCGAGTTCGCGCGCCATACTGGCAAGGTTGCGGTGATCGGTTCGCTGGCGGATATCGAAGCCATCGTCCAGGGCACCGCCGGTACTCGTGTGACCACCGCGAAGCCCGGCATCACCTACCGATAAGAAGAAACTGCGGGGGCAGGCCCCAGGCCTGCCCTTCTCCCATGCCTTGAAAGGAGAAACCCATGGCCCAATTCGAACCTGGTCATTTGCATATCGAGCGGCATGCGTTGACGGACGATGACGTCAATTACAACGTGCACCTCGACTATGAAGTGTTCACCGACCCGCAAAAAGGCAAAGGGATACAGTTCACCCTGCACGGCAATATGCAGGGCAAGGACATGAAGGAAACGTTTTTCCTGCCCAAGGAAGAGGCTTACAACTTCGCCCGTGACGTGACCCGGATTGCCGAGAAGTACGGAATTCCCAAGGCGCACAGCCAGATCGGTTCGGTGCACAAGCATTACGACTTGATGTTTGAAGACATTCGGCAGAAGTTGAATATGCAGTCCGGGGATCCGGTCAATCCCGAGCATTTCGAGTAAACCTCAAAAGCCCCTCACCCTAGCCCTCTCCCAGAGGGAGAGGGGACTGACCGAAGTGTCTGACGGCAAATATCGACCTGAAAGACCGAGTCGCTTATGGATTCACAGCCGTATTTTCAGGTCGGCGTACCTCGTGAGCATTCCACAATCGACCCCCTCTCCCTCCGGGAGAGGGGACTGACCGAAGTGTCTGACGGCAAATATCGACCTGAAAGACCGAGTTGCTTATGGATTCACAGCCGTATTTCAGGTCGGCGTACCTCGTGAGCATTCCACAATCGACCCCCTCTCCCTCCGGGAGAGGGGACTGACCGAAGTGTCTGACGGCAAATATCGACCTGATAGACTGAGTCGCTTATGGATTCACAGCCGTATTTTCAGGTCGGCGTACCTCGTGAGCATTCCACAATCGACCCCCTCTCCCAGAGGGAGAGGGGACTGACCGAAGTGTCTGACGGAAAATATCGACCTGAAAGACCGAGTTGCTTATGGATTCACAGCCGTATTTCAGGTCGGCGTACCTCGTGAGCATTCCACAATCGACCCCCTCTCCCTCCGGGAGAGGGGACTGACCGAAGTGTCTGACGGCAAATATCGACCTGAAAGACCGAGTCGCTTATGGATTCACAGCCGTATTTTCAGGTCGGCGTACCTCGTGAGCATTCCACAATCGACCCCCTCTCCCTCCGGGAGAGGGCTGGGGTGAGGGTGCTTTTGCTTTCACCTCTCTCCAAGCCCAAGGCATACTTGCCACCCTCCGCTCTGCAGATCACTGAACCGCCCCATGCGTATCCACGTCAGTTTCATCGACCGCGTCGGCATCACCCAGGAAGTCCTGGCTATCCTCGGTGGGCGCAATCTCAATCTGGATGCGGTGGAGATGATCCCGCCGAATGTCTACATCGACGCGCCTACCCTCAGCCCGCAAGTGCTCGAAGAACTGAAAGATGCGTTGTTTCGCGTGCTCGGCGTGGAAGCGGTGACCGTGGTCGACATTCTTCCCGGCCAGCGTCGGCACTTGCAGCTCGATGCGTTGCTGGCGGCGATGACTGACCCGGTGCTTGCCCTCGACAGTGCCGGCAAGGTGCTCTTGGCTAACCCGGCGTTGATCGCGTTATACGGTCGCGAACCAGCGGGTGAAAGCGTTTCTGAATTGTTCAACGATCCAGCCCTGCTCGATACTTTGCTCGAACACGGCTTCCGCCTGCCGCTGCGCGAGATCACCGTCAACGGCCAGACACTGTTGCTCGACGCCACGCCGATCACCGATGCCGGCGCGCTGTTGACACTGTATCAGCCAAACCGTATCGGCGAACAACTCTCGGCGTTGCACCACGACCACGCCGAAGGTTTCGATGCGCTGCTCGGCGAATCCCCGGCGATCCGCACGCTCAAGGCCCGCGCGCAAAGAGTTGCTGCCCTTGATGCGCCACTGTTGATCCAGGGCGAAACCGGCACCGGCAAAGAACTGGTCGCCCGAGCCTGCCACGCGATCAGTGCGCGGCACAGCGCGCCTTTTCTGGCGTTGAACTGCGCAGCGCTGCCGGAGAACCTCGCCGAGAGCGAACTGTTCGGCTACGCCCCCGGCGCCTTCACCGGTGCGGCGCGTGGCGGCAAACCGGGGCTGATGGAACTGGCCAACCAGGGCACGGTGTTTCTCGATGAAATCGGCGAGATGTCGCCGTACTTGCAGGCCAAGTTACTGCGCTTCTTGAACGACGGCAGCTTCCGCCGCGTTGGCGGTGATCGCGAGGTGAAGGTCAACGTGCGCATCCTCAGCGCGACTCACCGCGATCTGGAGAAAATGGTCAGCGAAGGCCTGTTCCGCGAAGACCTGTTCTATCGCCTTAACGTGCTCAACGTTGAAGTGCCGCCGCTGCGGGAACGCGGCCAGGACATTCTGCTGTTGGCGCGCTATTTCATGCAGCAGGCTTGCGCGCAGATTCAGCGACCGGTCTGCCGCCTCGCACCGGGGACTTATCCTGCATTGCTCGGTAATCGCTGGCCGGGGAACGTTCGGCAATTGCAGAACGTGATCTTCCGCGCCGCAGCGATTTGCGAGAGCAGCCTGGTGGATATCGGCGACCTCGACATCGCTGGCACTTCCGTCGCACGTCAGACCGACAGCGACGTCGACAGCCTCGAACAAGCGGTCGAATCCTTTGAGAAAGCGCTGCTGGAAAAACTCTACGTCAGCTACCCCTCGACCCGCCAACTGGCCAGCCGCCTGCAAACCTCGCACACCGCGATTGCCCATCGTCTACGCAAATACGGCATCCCCAACAAACCCTGAACACACCAAAAATCCCCTGTAGGAGCTGCCGAAGGCTGCGATCTTTTGATTTTGTTTTTAAGGACCAAAGTCAAAAGATCGCAGCCTTCGGCAGCTCCTACATTTGAGATTCGCTTTCTGCGCTAAAAGCGACCTTCATCTGTACTGAAAGCGCTACAGCGGAACGATATCGCTACACTCTCCTCTGATCACTGCTGTGCAAGGCTTTGATCCCGTTCAGCTTTTCTCCCCGCTCCAGCCTGTAGCGATTTCGCTACAGGTCTCAGTTCAAATCGTCTCAGCAAAACAATTAACCTATTGATTTATAAAGATAAATCAACATTGGCCGCGTTCTTGCTAATCAACCCCTCATAAATAAAGGGCTTCCCTGCCCAAGCCTTCCACCGCGTCCACCAGACGAGTCTGGCCCCCTGAGGAGTTTCCATGAGCGAGTTGCGTTTTACTGAAGATCACGAATGGCTGCGCACCGAAGCTGACGGCAGCGTTACTGTCGGCATCACCGCTTTCGCGCAGAACGCCTTGGGCGACGTGGTGTTCGTGCAACTGCCTGAGCTGCAGGCTTACGAAAAAGGCGCCGAAGCCGCCACCGTGGAATCGGTGAAAGCTGCCAGCGGCGTGTACATGCCGCTCGACGGCGACGTGCTGGCGACCAACCCGGCGCTGGAAGACAGCCCGGAACTGGTCAATGAAGATCCGCTGGGCCAAGGCTGGTTCTTCCGCTTCCAGCCAAGCGACGCCGCCGCTGTCGGCAAACTGCTCGACCAGGACGCGTACGACCGTCTGATCAAAGCCCAAGCCGAAGCCTGAGGAATACCGACATGAGCCAAATCAACCTCGGCACCGCCAACGAATTCATCGCCCGTCACATCGGCCCGCGCGCCGGTGACGAACAAGCCATGCTCAACAGCCTCGGTTTCGATTCGCTCGAGGCCCTGAGCGCCAGCGTCATCCCGGAAAGCATCAAGGGCACCAGCGTGCTCGGCCTGGACGACGGCCTCAGCGAAGCAGATGCCCTGGCGATGATCAAATCCATCGCCGGCAAGAATCAGCTGTTCAAGACTTACATCGGCCAGGGCTACTACAACTGCCACACGCCGTCGCCGATCCTGCGCAACCTGCTGGAAAACCCGGCCTGGTATACCGCTTACACCCCGTACCAACCGGAAATTTCCCAGGGCCGTCTCGAAGCGCTGCTGAACTTCCAGACCCTGATCAGCGACCTCACCGGCCTGCCGATCGCCAACGCCTCCCTGCTCGACGAAGCCACCGCTGCTGCCGAAGCCATGACCTTCTGCAAACGCCTGAGCAAGAACAAAGGCAGCCACCAATTCTTCGCCTCGATCCACAGCCACCCGCAAACCCTCGACGTGCTGCGCACCCGTGCCGAGCCGCTGGGTATTGAAGTTGTAGTGGGCGATGAGCGTGAACTGACTGACGTGACGCCGTTCTTCGGCGCACTGCTGCAATACCCGGCGAGCAACGGTGATGTGTTCGACTACCGCGAACTGACCGAGCGCTTCCACGCCGCCAACGCGTTGGTGGCCGTGGCCGCTGACCTGCTGGCCCTGACCCTGCTGACCGCCCCGGGCGAATTCGGCGCAGACGTCGCTATCGGTTCGGCACAACGCTTCGGCGTGCCGCTAGGCTTCGGTGGCCCGCACGCCGCTTATTTCTCCACCAAGGATGCGTTCAAGCGCGACATGCCGGGCCGTCTGGTCGGTGTCTCCGTTGACCGTTTCGGCAAGCCGGCACTGCGTCTGGCGATGCAGACCCGCGAGCAACACATCCGCCGCGAGAAGGCCACGTCGAACATCTGCACCGCGCAAGTGCTGCTGGCCAACATCGCCAGCATGTACGCCGTCTACCATGGCCCGAAAGGCTTGACGCAGATCGCCAACCGCATCCATCACCTGACCGCCATTCTGGCCAAGGGCCTGACCGCGCTGGGCGCGAAAGTCGAACAAGCCAGCTTCTTCGACACCCTGACCGTGGCCACCGGCGCGCAAACCGCCGCGCTGCACGACAAGGCGCACGCTGCGCAGATCAACCTGCGCGTAATCGACGCTCAGCGTCTGGGCCTGTCGGTCGATGAAACCACCACGCAGGCAGATATCGAAACCCTGTGGGGCCTGTTCGCCGACGGCAAGACCCTGCCGGACTTCGCTGCTCTCGCCGCTTCCGTTCAGAGCACTATTCCTGCTGCGCTGGTACGTCAGTCGCCAATCCTCAGCCACCCGGTGTTTAACCGTTATCACTCGGAAACCGAGCTGATGCGCTACCTGCGCAAACTGGCGGACAAGGACCTGGCACTGGATCGCACCATGATCCCGCTGGGCTCGTGCACCATGAAACTCAACGCCGCCAGCGAAATGATCCCGGTGACCTGGGCTGAATTCGGTGCGCTGCACCCATTCGCCCCGGCCGCACAAAGCGCCGGTTATCAGCAACTGACCTTTGAGCTGGAAGCGATGCTCTGCGCCGCCACCGGTTACGACGCGATCTCGCTGCAACCGAACGCCGGTTCGCAAGGTGAATACGCTGGTCTGCTGGCGATTCGTGCTTATCACCAGAGCCGTGGCGATGAACGCCGCGACATCTGCCTGATCCCTTCGTCCGCCCACGGCACCAACCCGGCCACCGCCAACATGGCCGGCATGCGCGTTGTCGTCACCGCGTGCGATGCGCGCGGCAACGTCGATATCGAAGACCTGCGCGCCAAAGCCATCGAGCACCGCGAACACCTCGCCGCGCTGATGATCACTTACCCGTCGACCCACGGCGTGTTCGAAGAAGGCATCCGCGAAATCTGCGGGATCATTCATGACAACGGCGGCCAGGTGTACATCGACGGCGCCAACATGAACGCGATGGTCGGCCTCTGCGCACCGGGCAAGTTCGGCGGCGACGTCTCGCACCTGAACCTGCACAAAACCTTCTGCATCCCGCATGGCGGTGGTGGCCCGGGCGTCGGCCCGATTGGCGTCAAGTCGCACCTGACGCCGTTCCTGCCAGGCCACGGCCAGATGGAACGCAAGGAAGGCGCGGTCTGCGCGGCACCTTTCGGCAGCGCGAGCATTTTGCCGATCACCTGGATGTACATTCGGATGATGGGTGGCGCCGGTCTGAAGCGCGCTTCGCAGCTGGCGATCCTCAATGCCAACTACATCTCCCGTCGTCTCGAAGAGCACTACCCAGTGCTGTACACCGGCAGCAACGGTCTGGTGGCGCACGAATGCATTCTGGATCTGCGTCCGTTGAAAGACAGCAGCGGCATCAGCGTTGATGACGTCGCCAAGCGCCTGATCGACTTCGGTTTCCACGCGCCGACCATGTCGTTCCCGGTCGCCGGCACGCTGATGATCGAGCCGACCGAAAGTGAATCCAAGGAAGAACTCGATCGCTTCTGCGACGCCATGATCCGCATCCGCGAAGAAATCCGCGCAGTGGAAAACGGCACGCTGGACAAGGACGACAACCCGCTGAAAAACGCTCCGCACACCGCAGCGGAACTGGTTGGCGAGTGGACGCACCCGTACAGCCGCGAGCAGGCCGTGTATCCGGTCGCTTCGTTGATCGAAGGCAAATACTGGCCACCGGTCGGTCGCGTCGACAACGTCTTCGGTGACCGCAACCTGGTCTGCGCCTGCCCGTCGATCGAAAGCTACGCTTAAAAGTGTAAGGGGCGAGCCACTCGCCCCCATCGATTCACCTGTACGAGCTGCCGAAGGCTGCGATCTTTTGATCTTGCTGTTGAAAGATCAGGATCAAAAGATCGCAGCCTTCGGCAGCTCCTACAGGGGGATTTAACCAGCCTGATGTTTCGCCAATTCCTATAACAAGAAACCGGAGAACCACTCATGTCGTTAAGCGTGTTCGACCTGTTCAAGATTGGCATCGGCCCCTCCAGTTCCCACACCGTCGGCCCGATGCGCGCTGCCGCGCGTTTCGCTGAAGGCCTGCGACGTGAAAACCTGCTGACAACCACCGCCAGCGTGCGCATTGAACTCTACGGCTCCCTCGGCGCCACCGGTAAAGGTCACGGCAGCGACAAAGCCGTGCTGCTCGGCCTCGAAGGCGAACACCCGGACACCGTCGATACCGAAACCGTCGCCGCGCGCCTGCAAGAAATTCGCGGCAATGGCCGTTTGAATCTGCTCGGCGAGCACAGCATTGCGTTCAACGAGAAAGAACATCTGGCGATGATTCGCAAGCCGCTGGCCTATCACCCCAACGGCATGATCTTTCGCGCCTTTGATGCAGCGGGCCTGCAGATCCATAGCCGTGAGTACTACTCGGTCGGCGGCGGTTTTGTCGTCGATGAAGACGCGGCCGGTGCCGACCGCATCGTCGAAGACGCCACACCGCTGACCTTCCCGTTCAAAAGCGCCAAGGACTTGCTCGGTCATTGCGCTACCTACGGTCTGTCGATCAGCCAGGTGATGCTGACCAACGAAAGTGCCTGGCGCCCGGAAGCGGAAACCCGTGCCGGGCTGCTGAAAATCTGGCAGGTGATGCAGGACTGCGTGGCTGCGGGATGCCGCAACGAAGGCATCTTGCCCGGCGGTTTGAAGGTCAAGCGCCGTGCGGCAGCGCTGCATCGGCAACTGTGCAAAAACCCGGAATCGGCACTGCGCGATCCGTTGTCGGTACTCGACTGGGTTAACCTTTACGCACTCGCCGTCAACGAAGAAAACGCCAACGGCGGGCGCGTGGTCACCGCGCCCACCAACGGTGCGGCCGGGATTATTCCGGCGGTGCTGCATTACTACATGCGTTTTATCCCCGGTGCGACTGACGACGGCGTCGTACGGTTTCTGCTTACGGCGGCGGCCATTGGCATTTTGTACAAGGAAAATGCCTCGATCTCCGGCGCCGAAGTCGGCTGCCAGGGTGAAGTCGGTGTGGCCTGTTCGATGGCGGCCGGTGCGCTGTGTGAAGTGCTCGGCGGCAGTGTTCAGCAAGTCGAGAACGCTGCGGAAATCGGTATGGAACACAACCTCGGCCTGACCTGCGACCCGATTGGCGGGCTGGTGCAAGTGCCGTGCATCGAGCGCAACGCGATGGGCTCGGTGAAAGCCATCAACGCCGTGCGCATGGCCATGCGTGGCGACGGCCAGCATTTCGTCTCCCTCGACAAAGTCATCCGCACCATGCGCCAGACCGGCGCCGACATGAAAAGCAAATACAAGGAGACTGCCCGCGGCGGTCTGGCGGTCAACATTATCGAATGCTGAGCCTTATTTAACTCCGCCTCCCTCAGGGAGACGATCGCATTTAGCCCCCTCTCCCTCCGGGAGAGCAACGTAACTAACTCCCTCTCCCTCCGGGAGAGGGCTGGGGTGAGGGGCTCTTGATCTCGATCTTGCCCCCGATCCCCGAACCACATTTTCAAGGAGCCACGCATGTCTACCGAACAACTGTCGAAAACCCCGCTGCACGCTCTGCACATCGAACTCGGCGCCCGCATGGTGCCGTTCGCCGGCTATGACATGCCCGTGCAATACCCGCTCGGCGTGATGAAAGAACACCAGCACACCCGTGAGCAGGCCGGGCTGTTCGATGTTTCGCACATGGGCCAGATTCGCCTGACCGGCGCCAATGCCGCCAAAGCCCTGGAAACCCTGGTGCCGGTGGACATCATCGACCTGCCAGTCGGCATGCAGCGCTATGCGATGTTCACCAACGAGGCCGGTGGCATTCTCGATGACCTGATGGTCGCCAACCTCGGCAACGATGAACTGTTCCTCGTGGTCAACGCCGCGTGCAAGGATCAGGATCTGGCTCACCTGCAAAAACACCTTGGCGATCAGTGCACCATTACGGCGCTGTTCGAAGAGCGCGCGCTGTTGGCGTTGCAAGGTCCGGCAGCCGTTACCGTGCTGGCGCGTCTTGCGCCAGAAGTAGCGAAGATGACCTTCATGCAGTTCAACCGCGTGTCGTTGTTGGGCGTGGATTGCTTTGTCAGCCGTTCGGGTTACACCGGTGAAGACGGTTTCGAAATCTCGGTACCGGCCGCGGACGCGGAAAAACTTGCGCGCGCTCTGCTCGCCGAACCGGAAGTCCAGGCCATTGGCCTTGGTGCTCGCGACTCGCTGCGTCTGGAAGCCGGCTTGTGCCTGTACGGCCACGACATGAACACCGAGACCACACCGATCGAAGCGAGCCTGTTGTGGGCGATCTCCAAGCCACGCCGCGCCGATGGTGCCCGCGCCGGTGGGTTCCCGGGGGCGGAAAACATTTTTGCCCAGCAACAGAATGGCGTCGCCCGCAAACGCGTCGGCCTGCTGCCGCAAGAACGCACTCCGGTGCGTGAAGGCGCAGAAATCGTCAACGAAGCCGGCGATATCGTCGGTAGCGTGTGCAGCGGCGGTTTCGGTCCGACTCTGGGCGGTCCGCTCGCAATGGGTTACCTCGACAGCGCTTATGTCACCCTTGATACAACCGTTTGGGCAATCGTGCGTGGGAAAAAGGTAGCAATGCTTGTAAGCAAAATGCCATTTGTTGCGCAACGCTACTATCGTGGTTGATTGACTGTTTCTATAAGTAACGCGATTGCGTAATACGTGCACTAATGTGTAACGCAATCGCCACAAAAAAGTGCATTTTCTATCAACTGATTCGAATATGAACTTTGCTTATAACGATCGAAAACAATTGAACAAGCGAATCGTCTAAGCCCGAACTAGCGGGCTACCTAACTACCTGAAGCGCAGTAAAACCGGGCCATTTACGGGGCTTGTTTTTTCTCCCGTAGTTGGCGTAGAGTTTGTCCACTGTGTTTGCATGGGTCAGCTTGGAATCGTGACCTGGGCAGTAGCCTACAAGTTAGCTACATCCCGTTCGACGTCTTCTTACTCTCCTGCAACCAGCCCCAGTACTCTTTCATGAGAAAGAGGCTGTCATTAATTTTTTGCGTCAAAGGAAATAAGAAATGTCCACACGTCAGAGCGGTACCGTCAAGTGGTTTAACGACGAGAAAGGTTTTGGTTTTATCACTCCAGAAAGCGGTCCGGATCTGTTCGTGCATTTCCGCGCCATTCAGGGCAACGGCTTCAAAAGCCTGAAAGAAGGCCAGAAAGTGACTTTCGTTGCTGTGCAAGGCCAGAAAGGCATGCAGGCTGACGAAGTACAAGCAGAAGCCTGATCTTCTGTAACGAAAAAGCCCCTGATATTGATATCAGGGGCTTTTTTGTGCGCGCGAATCCGTAAAATGGCACTTCATTTTGCGTCCAGAGGCTGCCATGTCGAAAAACCTGCTCACGCCCCAAGGGGACTTTCCTCCCGTTGGCCTTGGTCGTCGTCTGGCAGCGATGTTCTATGACTTCCTGTTGTGCACTGCCCTGCTGATCGTGACCGGTGGCATCTACAAGATGATCCAGGCGGCAATCATCGGCGAAGAGCGACTGCGGATCATGACCGATGCCGGCAAGCTCGATGGCGATCCTCTGTATTCGACAGTGCTGCTGCTGGTGCTGTTTGGGTTTTTCGCCAAGTTCTGGACCCATGGCGGGCAGACACTGGGCATGCAGGTGTGGGGCATTCGTGTGCAGAACGCCAACGGCACGGCAATCAGCCTGTGGCAGGCGCTGCTGCGCTTCATGGTGTCGATTGCGTCGTGGTTGTGCGTGGGGCTGGGATTCTTCTGGTCGCTGTATGACAAGCAGAAGCGCACGTGGCATGACATCTACTCGGACACTCGCGTCGTACGAGTCCCGAAGAAACAAAAGTAAGCGCCCATAAAAAAAGATCGCAGCCTGCGGCAGCTCCTACACC from Pseudomonas helmanticensis includes:
- the arcC gene encoding carbamate kinase, with amino-acid sequence MRIVVALGGNALLRRGEPMTADNQRANIRIATEQIAKIHPGNQLVIAHGNGPQVGLLSLQAAAYTSVTPYPLDVLGAETEGMIGYIIEQELGNLLDFEVPFATLLTQVEVDANDPAFKNPTKPIGPVYDKAEAEKLAADKGWAIAPDGDKYRRVVASPRPKRIFEIRPIKWLLDKGSIVICAGGGGIPTMYDENRNLKGIEAVIDKDLCSSLLAEQLEADLLVIATDVNAAFIDYGKPTQKAIAEAHPDELERLGFAAGSMGPKVQAACEFARHTGKVAVIGSLADIEAIVQGTAGTRVTTAKPGITYR
- a CDS encoding DUF5064 family protein; the protein is MAQFEPGHLHIERHALTDDDVNYNVHLDYEVFTDPQKGKGIQFTLHGNMQGKDMKETFFLPKEEAYNFARDVTRIAEKYGIPKAHSQIGSVHKHYDLMFEDIRQKLNMQSGDPVNPEHFE
- a CDS encoding sigma-54-dependent transcriptional regulator, with product MRIHVSFIDRVGITQEVLAILGGRNLNLDAVEMIPPNVYIDAPTLSPQVLEELKDALFRVLGVEAVTVVDILPGQRRHLQLDALLAAMTDPVLALDSAGKVLLANPALIALYGREPAGESVSELFNDPALLDTLLEHGFRLPLREITVNGQTLLLDATPITDAGALLTLYQPNRIGEQLSALHHDHAEGFDALLGESPAIRTLKARAQRVAALDAPLLIQGETGTGKELVARACHAISARHSAPFLALNCAALPENLAESELFGYAPGAFTGAARGGKPGLMELANQGTVFLDEIGEMSPYLQAKLLRFLNDGSFRRVGGDREVKVNVRILSATHRDLEKMVSEGLFREDLFYRLNVLNVEVPPLRERGQDILLLARYFMQQACAQIQRPVCRLAPGTYPALLGNRWPGNVRQLQNVIFRAAAICESSLVDIGDLDIAGTSVARQTDSDVDSLEQAVESFEKALLEKLYVSYPSTRQLASRLQTSHTAIAHRLRKYGIPNKP
- the gcvH gene encoding glycine cleavage system protein GcvH; translated protein: MSELRFTEDHEWLRTEADGSVTVGITAFAQNALGDVVFVQLPELQAYEKGAEAATVESVKAASGVYMPLDGDVLATNPALEDSPELVNEDPLGQGWFFRFQPSDAAAVGKLLDQDAYDRLIKAQAEA
- the gcvP gene encoding aminomethyl-transferring glycine dehydrogenase, with amino-acid sequence MSQINLGTANEFIARHIGPRAGDEQAMLNSLGFDSLEALSASVIPESIKGTSVLGLDDGLSEADALAMIKSIAGKNQLFKTYIGQGYYNCHTPSPILRNLLENPAWYTAYTPYQPEISQGRLEALLNFQTLISDLTGLPIANASLLDEATAAAEAMTFCKRLSKNKGSHQFFASIHSHPQTLDVLRTRAEPLGIEVVVGDERELTDVTPFFGALLQYPASNGDVFDYRELTERFHAANALVAVAADLLALTLLTAPGEFGADVAIGSAQRFGVPLGFGGPHAAYFSTKDAFKRDMPGRLVGVSVDRFGKPALRLAMQTREQHIRREKATSNICTAQVLLANIASMYAVYHGPKGLTQIANRIHHLTAILAKGLTALGAKVEQASFFDTLTVATGAQTAALHDKAHAAQINLRVIDAQRLGLSVDETTTQADIETLWGLFADGKTLPDFAALAASVQSTIPAALVRQSPILSHPVFNRYHSETELMRYLRKLADKDLALDRTMIPLGSCTMKLNAASEMIPVTWAEFGALHPFAPAAQSAGYQQLTFELEAMLCAATGYDAISLQPNAGSQGEYAGLLAIRAYHQSRGDERRDICLIPSSAHGTNPATANMAGMRVVVTACDARGNVDIEDLRAKAIEHREHLAALMITYPSTHGVFEEGIREICGIIHDNGGQVYIDGANMNAMVGLCAPGKFGGDVSHLNLHKTFCIPHGGGGPGVGPIGVKSHLTPFLPGHGQMERKEGAVCAAPFGSASILPITWMYIRMMGGAGLKRASQLAILNANYISRRLEEHYPVLYTGSNGLVAHECILDLRPLKDSSGISVDDVAKRLIDFGFHAPTMSFPVAGTLMIEPTESESKEELDRFCDAMIRIREEIRAVENGTLDKDDNPLKNAPHTAAELVGEWTHPYSREQAVYPVASLIEGKYWPPVGRVDNVFGDRNLVCACPSIESYA
- a CDS encoding L-serine ammonia-lyase, giving the protein MSLSVFDLFKIGIGPSSSHTVGPMRAAARFAEGLRRENLLTTTASVRIELYGSLGATGKGHGSDKAVLLGLEGEHPDTVDTETVAARLQEIRGNGRLNLLGEHSIAFNEKEHLAMIRKPLAYHPNGMIFRAFDAAGLQIHSREYYSVGGGFVVDEDAAGADRIVEDATPLTFPFKSAKDLLGHCATYGLSISQVMLTNESAWRPEAETRAGLLKIWQVMQDCVAAGCRNEGILPGGLKVKRRAAALHRQLCKNPESALRDPLSVLDWVNLYALAVNEENANGGRVVTAPTNGAAGIIPAVLHYYMRFIPGATDDGVVRFLLTAAAIGILYKENASISGAEVGCQGEVGVACSMAAGALCEVLGGSVQQVENAAEIGMEHNLGLTCDPIGGLVQVPCIERNAMGSVKAINAVRMAMRGDGQHFVSLDKVIRTMRQTGADMKSKYKETARGGLAVNIIEC
- the gcvT gene encoding glycine cleavage system aminomethyltransferase GcvT translates to MSTEQLSKTPLHALHIELGARMVPFAGYDMPVQYPLGVMKEHQHTREQAGLFDVSHMGQIRLTGANAAKALETLVPVDIIDLPVGMQRYAMFTNEAGGILDDLMVANLGNDELFLVVNAACKDQDLAHLQKHLGDQCTITALFEERALLALQGPAAVTVLARLAPEVAKMTFMQFNRVSLLGVDCFVSRSGYTGEDGFEISVPAADAEKLARALLAEPEVQAIGLGARDSLRLEAGLCLYGHDMNTETTPIEASLLWAISKPRRADGARAGGFPGAENIFAQQQNGVARKRVGLLPQERTPVREGAEIVNEAGDIVGSVCSGGFGPTLGGPLAMGYLDSAYVTLDTTVWAIVRGKKVAMLVSKMPFVAQRYYRG
- a CDS encoding cold-shock protein; protein product: MSTRQSGTVKWFNDEKGFGFITPESGPDLFVHFRAIQGNGFKSLKEGQKVTFVAVQGQKGMQADEVQAEA
- a CDS encoding RDD family protein; amino-acid sequence: MSKNLLTPQGDFPPVGLGRRLAAMFYDFLLCTALLIVTGGIYKMIQAAIIGEERLRIMTDAGKLDGDPLYSTVLLLVLFGFFAKFWTHGGQTLGMQVWGIRVQNANGTAISLWQALLRFMVSIASWLCVGLGFFWSLYDKQKRTWHDIYSDTRVVRVPKKQK